The following are encoded together in the Humulus lupulus chromosome 5, drHumLupu1.1, whole genome shotgun sequence genome:
- the LOC133779101 gene encoding uncharacterized protein LOC133779101 encodes MVKTRGSGSRSVKDLKAGSLTASSSLTKKNARKSTLSQPSLINATITTSKAMVIPDLEAPKVPSGPPSSAAPLASAPRSSKKVRASLSDDVSDHDGDSAKTHSDSTESPDVLGPKKKKQRVVPGFLFSKIPSVRRMIPLKMMPSIDDDVASEAEFDPSEDPPVSPKGKKVVKIPEIRTKVFGVIKNIEDRWWLGSLTGFDGFVPRVVQEFYCNLNDALFDSNAAEIAKVLNLPPTVINVAMEFNKDKVLSELVGQNMVWEQHSVLKVADLTHYYVLLHKFATNNWIPTTHTSSITFDTTFFLFKVRTGLQVDLATLIFDQIAALGKAKKKGQYLVFPHLIYKLLDSQKSLRLEYEIVTTPTAGVDYKLKKESSSVKTTKGISIKAGDADSVITELAGVKATLESVQTEVFSLKNCLSTMMSRFAARPSK; translated from the exons ATGGTGAAAACTAGAGGAAGTGGCTCTCGGTCTGTCAAGGATTTGAAGGCTGGCTCGTTGACTGCATCTTCATCTCTCACCAAGAAAAATGCTCGAAAGAGTACCTTGTCTCAGCCTAGTCTCATTAACGCAACCATCACCACGAGCAAAGCCATGGTCATTCCTGACCTCGAAGCCCCCAAAGTACCATCTGGACCTCCTTCATCAGCGGCTCCACTCGCCTCTGCTCCTAGGTCTTCCAAAAAGGTTCGAGCATCCCTCTCAGATGATGTCTCTGATCATGACGGTGATTCGGCCAAAACCCATTCTGACTCCACTGAATCCCCTGATGTTCTTGGAcccaagaaaaaaaaacaaagggtGGTTCCAGGTTTCCTCTTCTCGAAAATCCCCTCGGTCCGAAG GATGATCCCCTTGAAGATGATGCCCTCTATTGATGATGATGTTGCATCTGAAGCCGAATTTGACCCATCAGAGGACCCTCCTGTTTCTCCAAAAGGCAAGAAAGTTGTGAAAATTCCTGAGATTCGCACAAA AGTGTTTGGGGTCATTAAGAATATTGAGGATCGATGGTGGTTAGGTTCTTTAACTGGGTTTGATGGTTTTGTTCCTCGGGTTGTTCAAGAATTCTATTGTAATCTTAATGATGCTCTGTTTGATAGCAA TGCTGCTGAAATTGCCAAGGTTCTCAATTTGCCTCCTACTGTTATCAATGTTGCTATGGAGTTCAACAAAGACAAGGTTTTATCTGAGTTGGTGGGACAGAATATGGTTTGGGAACAACACTCGGTTCTCAAGGTGGCCGATCTTACTCATTACTATGTCTTGCTTCACAAATTTGCCACCAACAACTGGATTCCCACCACTCATACATCTTCCATTACCTTTGACACGACCTTCTTTCTATTCAAAGTCAGGACTGGTCTTCAAGTTGATCTTGCCACTCTCATTTTTGATCAGATCGCTGCCTTAGGAAAAGCCaaaaagaaaggccaatatttggTGTTTCCTCATTTGATCTACAAGTTGCTTGATTCTCAAAAGTCTCTCCGGTTGGAATATGAAATCGTGACAACTCCCACTGCCGGTGtagattacaaactcaagaagGAATCCTCATCAGTCAAGACAACTAAAGGGATTTCTATCAAGGCTGGTGATGCTGATTCTGTCATTACTGAACTCGCTGGTGTCAAGGCCACTTTGGAATCTGTTCAGACAGAAGTTTTCAGTCTCAAGAATTGTCTCTCGACCATGATGTCTCGATTTGCTGCGAGACCTTCCAAATGA
- the LOC133780377 gene encoding uncharacterized protein LOC133780377: MGYPVLPQPPMPATAQPHLDSMNCGISNCHVVNGVPTPSNYHPIRMNSGNDMLMDSSGGDMAPVIPPSSAMSSMSEMAMSPTSVASSSHFPFTASEKSGILSQVYNVYLSLN, from the exons ATGGGATACCCTGTTCTACCACAGCCTCCAATGCCAGCCACAGCTCAACCCCACCTCGACTCAATGAACTGTGGAATATCAAACTGTCATGTGGTTAATGGTGTCCCTACACCGAGCAACTATCATCCTATTAGGATGAACTCTGGAAATGA TATGTTGATGGATAGCAGTGGTGGTGATATGGCACCTGTTATTCCCCCAAGTAGTGCAATGTCTTCCATGTCAGAGATGGCCATGAGTCCTACATCAGTGGCATCCAGCAGTCACTTCCCATTCACGGCATCAGAAAAATCAGGTATACTGTCACAGGTATACAATGTTTACCTTTCACTTAACTAA